tattagttttagtcgatgttgggatccacttttaacactttgtatgcattttttattaatttatctcaatcgggactcctaaagtgagacgcCCAACATTGATCAATCGGGACTCTTAAAGCGtgagggagtagtaatatgCAAGAAATCTagtctatgaataaattatgtatcgaagtagtattaaaataaaaaaagatgtcaagtaaataaagtcatttattagtatattattttagaaGCATGTGGAAATATGGAACCGATTCTAAGAAATTCAAATAGTAAAAACCTAGCTTATTAGAAAGATCTAGAGAATGAACCTTATCCTCATATATCATAGTACTATTACGAATTGAAATGCATCCTAATAGTGACGGTCGATTCCGCACCGACTATTTTCTATGAAATCATTACTACtcttatattttcaattcataAGCTGCCACTAAGTTTAAACCACCAAACccactatattattattattattattattattattattattattattaaggcATGTTTTTTACAATTATCTTCTGCTTTGGCCTTTGTTTTCCTTGGCTCGATTGTTGTGGTTGTTTATTTGTGTCTTACTTTTTATGATTGATTACTATGTGAGAGTGATCGTTTGAATTTGAGTTTTTCATgagaatttattaaataaaacgACTCTCTCAAGCCCCATCTCATCTCATATATACCTTTTTgatccaaaaattaaaagaagtaTGCAAACTCATTTATTTATGACAAGAATACAAAGACAAAAAAACTAGACAagatggatatatatatattgttcgTTCACTTTGAAAGATTATATCTTATGTTTAATTCATGAGACTGaatctcataacttaattctGCAtggataattatataataatgagTCATAGCCAACCTCCTcccattaaataatttcacaactttattttaaatggataattatatgataatgAGTCATAATCAATCGAACTATATCGaacaaaaagaaaggaaataaCACGATAGAATAAGGTCACAAAAGTATATCCAATACTACAAAATATCGATACATCATGCCATTCTTTATTATCGTATATATGTCCACcaacaaaatcacaattcatcataaaaatgatgaattcATGTAAATCAATTTACGCGTCGAATTATTGGTGTTTTCTATTGATTGGCCAGCTCATTCATCcataacaatctcccactatATATACACTTGACCCTTCATTCTACTCTCATCATCAAACACAAAATGGCATTCCTCTCCAACTTAGCATTCCTCTCAGCCCTTCTCGTCCTCAtcacctccgccgccgccgattTCTACCGCGACACCGATATCACATTTGGCGACGGCCGCGCCAAGATTCTTGAAGGCGGCCGTGGCCTCTCACTCTCGCTCGACCAACAATCCGGCTCCGGCTTCCAATCCAAGAAGGAGTTCTTGTTCGGCCGATTCGACATGCAGATCAAACTCGTCCCGGGCAACTCTGCCGGAACCGTCACCACTTTCTACGTCAGTACTCGTTCATATTAATTGACTTAATCAGTATccttcgtccacaaaaaatagtcatattttttaattttaattcgtcaccaaaattagtcttatttttattcatgaaaaaaaaaattcactacttttttttacattacctctcatattttaccaattgtgtattaaaacatGCGTCGTGCCCATCTTAAACTTATGTGTACAATAAATGCAGTTGTCATCTCTAGGCGCCGGCCACGACGAAATCGACTTCGAATTTCTCGGGAACTCCACCGGCGAGCCCTACACCGTCCACACAAACGTGTACTCGCAGGGAAAAGGTGACAAGGAGCAGCAGTTCCATCTCTGGTTCGACCCCACCGCCGCCTTCCACACCTACTCCATCGTCTGGAGTCCCAACAAGatcatgtaattaattaataaataaatttttttatataacaGACCAAACAAGAGAACTCatctcaaataaataaaaactaatctattcaaattataaaaatccGTTTTACAGATTCCTGGTGGACAACAGCCCTATCAGA
The nucleotide sequence above comes from Salvia hispanica cultivar TCC Black 2014 chromosome 5, UniMelb_Shisp_WGS_1.0, whole genome shotgun sequence. Encoded proteins:
- the LOC125186416 gene encoding xyloglucan endotransglucosylase protein 1-like; this encodes MAFLSNLAFLSALLVLITSAAADFYRDTDITFGDGRAKILEGGRGLSLSLDQQSGSGFQSKKEFLFGRFDMQIKLVPGNSAGTVTTFYLSSLGAGHDEIDFEFLGNSTGEPYTVHTNVYSQGKGDKEQQFHLWFDPTAAFHTYSIVWSPNKIIFLVDNSPIRVFNNHGSSGVAFPTKQPMKVYCSLWNADDWATQGGRVKTDWSHAPFTAYYRNFKTESCAAGTPCAAQELDGKARNRLRWVQQTHMVYNYCTDANRFPQGASVECRKSRF